CGTGCGTCGGTCTCGGCGCCGAAGTATGAATCCGGCGGGTCTCGACGATCCGTCGTCGGCCGGCGAAGGGACTTCCGTCCGGCGCGTCCTCCGCGAGCGCATCCGCTCCCGTCCGATAGCGAGCAGCCGGCACCCGCTCGCGACGGCGGCGACGCCGACGACGACGCGGCCGATCGCCACGACGTCGATCGCGTCGCTACCGTCCTCCCCCGCGTCGACGTGCCGGACGACCGCGACCCGACCCGGGGCGACGCTCACGTCACACCGACCTTGGCCGCGCCTTCGGTTATAAACCCTCGTCGGTGTCGCGTCCGACGCTTCCGTCTCGATCGGCACAGCCAGCGCAATCGGCGCTCTGGCTGCAACCGAGCGTCCCGCTCGGGACGTCCGCCCAAGCACTCATATCGGCCCGGGGCGGATACGTTGACGATGCGGCCCGTTTCGGTGGCGAACCTGATGACGCCCTTCGAGAACGGCGTGCGGCCGATCCTCACACAGCACCGATCGCTGTCCGCGCCGGTCACGGACCTGCTCACGGTGGCGGTGTGTGGCATCTACGCGATTCAGGCCGCCCAGACCGCGCTCTGGGGGACGCCCTCGGTCTTCGAGACCACCAACTACGTGTACCTCCGCGCGCCGTGGCTCGCGTGGCCGCTGTCGCCGCTCCTTCACGGTGGGCTCGCGCACGTCGTCCCCAACGTGGTCACGCTGTTCCTGTTCGGTCGGATCGCCGAGGCGCACCTTCCACGTCGCCGGTTCGCGGCGATGGCGTTCGTCGCCGCCGTCGGCTCGATCGCGGCGCTCGCGGGCTGGAGCGTCGCCTTCGCCGCGGAACCGCACGTCGCCGTGTACGGAATCAGCGGCGTCGTCTTCGCCGCCGCCGGCTTCGCCGTCGTCCACTTGCCGAACCACGACCGCGTGACCGACCTCGAACTGCTGGCCGTCCTGTTCGGCCTCTGTGCCGTCGCGCTCGTCGGCGTCGAGTCGCTCGCGGCGCTCGCCTTGCTCTCGCCGGCGGCGATCAACGTCGGCCACGCGGTGGGCCTGCTCGTGGGGCTCGTGACCGCCGTCCTCTCGCGGGACTGCCCGGGTCCGCTCGGTCGCGACGGATCCGATTCGGACGCGGGCGAGGCTGGACTTCCGCGGGACCGCGACACGACGACGCCGAAGGAAGGCTAGCGAACCAGTACATTCAATTTTCTCCCCCGGGAGGGGGCTGGTAGTGCAGATCAAGCGAGCGTTCCTCGTCTCGATCCTCGTCGTCGGGATCGTTCTCTCGGCGGCGGTCTTCGTCGGGTTCCAGGGGTACAAGGACACGCTCTACGAACACGAGCAGCAGGGAGTCGACCACACGGCAGCGCACGTCGCGTCGGCGCTGGAAACGCAGCTTTCGTCGCTGCAGCGCACGGTTTCGATCGCCGCCACGAACCCGGAGGTCGCCGCCCACGGGAGCACCGAGCAGCGGCGAGCGCTGGAGGCGTTCGTCGAGCGCTCCGAGTTCGCCGGCGTCTCCGTGATCGCGGCCAACGGGACGATGACGAACATCGTCTCGAACGTCTCCGCGGAGCGGCGGGCCGCCCTCGTCGGCTCCGACTTCAGCGACCGGGCCTATTTCAAACGGGCGCTGAACGGCACGACGTACGTCAGCGACCCGGTCGAGGCCGACTCCGGGAACCACATCATCACGGTGAGCACGCCGATATACCGCGACGGGCGCGTCGTCGGGACGATGAACGCCGCGTTTCATCTCTCCGAAGAGGAGTTCTTCGGGAGCCTCGCGACCGGGCTCGAAGCGGATCAACGACTGGCGCTGTACGGCCGGGACGGGACGCCGATCTACGCGACTGGCCCCGGGGTCTCGGCCGAATTCGAACGCGACATCACGGTTCAGGAGATCGGGTGGACAGTCAGCGTCCGGGAGGGCCCCGGATCGGTACAGTCCACGATTCGGACGGTGACGTTCGTTCAGGTCGGATCGATCACCGCCGTGCTGGCGATTCTCGCCGCGTTCGGCTGGCGGCTCTACAGACTGAGTATCGCCCAACTCTCCCGGCTCCTCGGGGGCTTCCGCAGGCTCGAAGACGGCCAGTACGGGACCCGGATCGAACTGCACGACTCCGAGGAGTGGCAACAGGTGGAGACCGGGTTCAACCGGCTGAGCGACGCGATCGAGACCGCTCGAAGCGAGCGGATAGCGCGCGAACGCGAACTCAGGCGCGAGCGAGACCGGTTCGAGGCGCTGTTCGAGGGCGTCCCCGAACCGGTGGTCGCCGTCGAGATCACGGACGAGGCGACGATCCTGCGCGACGCCAACGAGGCGTTCGAGACGACGTTCGGCTACGCCGTCGAGGACGTCGCCGGCGAGGACGTCAACGACCTCATCGTGCCCGAGGACGCGTCGGCGGTGGCCGAGGCCGAAGCCGTCGACGAACAGGCGGCGGCCGGGGCGCAGATCACGCGTCAGGTCCGGCGCGAGGCGCGCGACGGCGTCCGCGAGTTCCTCTTCCGATCGGCACCGATCGACGGGGACGCGGACGACCTCTCGCGTCAGTTCGGGGTGTACGTCGACATCACCGATCGCAACGAGTACGAGACCCGCCTGCGGGAGCAGCGCGACAACCTCGACACGCTGAACCAGGTCCTCCGCCACGACGTCCGCAACGACCTCCAGTTGGTCACGGCCTACGCCGACCTGCTCTCGGATCTCTGCGAGAAACGGGACGCCGGCGAGGAGTCCGAGGAGCGAGCGTACCTCCGGAAGATAACCGAGAGCGCGACCCACGCCGTCGAACTCACCGAGACGGCTCGGAATATGGCGGACGTGATGCTCGCAGACGAGACCGAGCGCAGGCCGATGCGCCTCAGAACCGCCCTGGAGAGCGAACTGGAGAATCTCAGATCGGAGACCGACGCGGTGGTCGTCACCGAGGGGACGGTTCCGGACGTGACCGTGTCCGCCAACGAC
This portion of the Halobellus litoreus genome encodes:
- a CDS encoding rhomboid family intramembrane serine protease — protein: MRPVSVANLMTPFENGVRPILTQHRSLSAPVTDLLTVAVCGIYAIQAAQTALWGTPSVFETTNYVYLRAPWLAWPLSPLLHGGLAHVVPNVVTLFLFGRIAEAHLPRRRFAAMAFVAAVGSIAALAGWSVAFAAEPHVAVYGISGVVFAAAGFAVVHLPNHDRVTDLELLAVLFGLCAVALVGVESLAALALLSPAAINVGHAVGLLVGLVTAVLSRDCPGPLGRDGSDSDAGEAGLPRDRDTTTPKEG
- a CDS encoding ATP-binding protein, coding for MQIKRAFLVSILVVGIVLSAAVFVGFQGYKDTLYEHEQQGVDHTAAHVASALETQLSSLQRTVSIAATNPEVAAHGSTEQRRALEAFVERSEFAGVSVIAANGTMTNIVSNVSAERRAALVGSDFSDRAYFKRALNGTTYVSDPVEADSGNHIITVSTPIYRDGRVVGTMNAAFHLSEEEFFGSLATGLEADQRLALYGRDGTPIYATGPGVSAEFERDITVQEIGWTVSVREGPGSVQSTIRTVTFVQVGSITAVLAILAAFGWRLYRLSIAQLSRLLGGFRRLEDGQYGTRIELHDSEEWQQVETGFNRLSDAIETARSERIARERELRRERDRFEALFEGVPEPVVAVEITDEATILRDANEAFETTFGYAVEDVAGEDVNDLIVPEDASAVAEAEAVDEQAAAGAQITRQVRREARDGVREFLFRSAPIDGDADDLSRQFGVYVDITDRNEYETRLREQRDNLDTLNQVLRHDVRNDLQLVTAYADLLSDLCEKRDAGEESEERAYLRKITESATHAVELTETARNMADVMLADETERRPMRLRTALESELENLRSETDAVVVTEGTVPDVTVSANDILGSVFRNLLTNAVQHNDKDVPEVRVSATVDGDVVRVRVADNGPGIPDGRKEQIFGKGEKGLESGGTGLGLYLVQALVDTYGGDVWVEDRESSPSGGSGEDSSDDPEGAVFVVELPLAE